The genome window TGCCCTCCCAGCGCTCGGCCAGCGCCCCGGACGGGCGGCGGCAGCACGACTCGTCCGGGCAGCGCGACACCGCGCGGTGGGTGGTCTCGCGGCCGCGGAACCATTTCACGTGCGCGAACGGCACGCCGACGCTCACCGAGTAGTCGCCCTCCTTGGCCTTCTCGATGCGGGAGGTGCACCAGAACGTCCCGCGCGGGGTGTCGGTGTACTGGTAGTACGGGCTGAACCGGTCGGCCACGTCGAAGACCGTGCGGGCCGTCCAGCTCCGGCAGACCGGGGTGCCCTCGATCGCGCCGAGGGCGTCGGAGGGGAACGCCACCGAGTCGTTCTCGTAGGCCTTGATGATGGTGCCGGACTCGTGCACCTTCATGAAGTGCACCGGGATGCCGAGCCGCGCGGTCGCCAGGTTGGTGAAGCGATGGCAGGCGGTCTCGTAGGAGACCGCGAAGGCGTCGCGCAGGTCCTCCATCGAGATGCGGCGGAAGTTCTTGGCTTCGGTGAGGAACGCGACCGCATCCTTCTCCGGCAGCAGCAGCGCCGCGGTCAGGTAGTTGGTCTCCACGCGCTGGCGCAGAAAGTCGGCGTAATTTCCGGGCTCGTCGTGGCCGAGGAGCTGGGAGGCGAAGGCCTGCAGGATGGGGGAGCGGGAGTCGCGCGAGGCCGACTGCTCGGTCGGCAGGTAGATGCGGCCGTTGCGCTTGTCGGTCACCGACCGGGTGGAGTGCGGGAGGTCGCCGACGTAGTGCAGCGAGAAGCCGAGGTGGTCGGCCATGTCTGCCACGGTCTGGTGCGAGACAGGCCCGCCGGAGTGGCCGACGACCGACAGCAGGTCGGCGGCGATGGCCTCCAGGTCGGCGAAGTAGTTGTCCCTGGCGCGCATGGTGGCGCGCAGCTCCGCGTTGGCGCGGCGGGCCTCCTCGGGGGTCGCGGCACGCTCCTTGTGCAGGCGCGCGACCTCCTGGTGCAGGGCCAGGATCGCCTTCAGCGTCGCGTCCGGGACCGCCTTGGACACGCGCACCGGCTCGATGCCGAGGGCGCCGAACACGGGTCCGCGCTGCGCACGCTCGACCGCGATCTCCAGGGCGGCGCGCTCGTCGGGGGCGTCGGGGGCGAGGAGGTCGTCCACCGTCACGCCGAGGGCGGCGGCGATGGCGCGCAGCTGCGCGAGGCGGGGCTCCCGGTTGCCGTTCTCGATCGCGGAGACCTGGGAGGGCGCCCGGTCGATCGCGGCGGCGAGGGCCTCCAGGGTCATCGCCCTCTCCAGGCGGAACGCGCGCACACGACGGCCGAGGGTGAGCGCGTCGGCTCCCATCGGCTCGTCGTCGATCCGGACAGCGGTGTCGGTCATGCAGGCCATGGTGACACTCCGGCGAAGTTCTAGCAAACAGAAGAACCCGTGAATTTCTGTCGACGGATCTTCTCCAGACCTGTTGCGGCGGGGCCACGATCGTGTCATCCGATCCGACCGATGGAGGTCACGACATGAACACCGCAGCCCGTCCCGGCGACACCACGCAGACCGCCGCCGAGCTCCGCCTCGAGTGGGACGCCGACCCGCGCTGGTCCGGCATCCGCCGCGACTACACGGCCGAGGACGTGGTTGCGCTCCGCGGCCCGGTGCGCGAGGAGCAGACGCTCGCCCGCCGCGGCGCCCAGCGGCTCTGGGAGCTCATCCAGCGCGAGGGCGACGGTCCGGACGCGAAGTGGGTCGCCGCGCTCGGCGCCCTCACCGGCAACCAGGCCGTCCAGCAGGTCCGCGCCGGCCTGGAGGCCATCTACCTCTCCGGCTGGCAGGTCGCGGCCGACGCCAACCTGTCCGGCCAGACCTACCCCGACCAGAGCCTTTACCCGGCGAACTCGGTTCCCGCGGTCGTCCGCCGGATCAACAACGCGCTGCTGCGTGCCGGCCAGGTGGAGGGCACCGACGGCCCGGTGTCCGACTGGATGGCGCCGATCGTCGCCGACGCGGAGGCCGGCTTCGGCGGCCCGCTCAACGCGTACGAGCTCATGCACGGCATGATCCAGGCCGGCGCCGCGGGCGTGCACTGGGAGGACCAGCTGGCCAGCGAGAAGAAGTGCGGCCACATGGGCGGCAAGGTGCTCAT of Leifsonia shinshuensis contains these proteins:
- a CDS encoding helix-turn-helix transcriptional regulator: MTDTAVRIDDEPMGADALTLGRRVRAFRLERAMTLEALAAAIDRAPSQVSAIENGNREPRLAQLRAIAAALGVTVDDLLAPDAPDERAALEIAVERAQRGPVFGALGIEPVRVSKAVPDATLKAILALHQEVARLHKERAATPEEARRANAELRATMRARDNYFADLEAIAADLLSVVGHSGGPVSHQTVADMADHLGFSLHYVGDLPHSTRSVTDKRNGRIYLPTEQSASRDSRSPILQAFASQLLGHDEPGNYADFLRQRVETNYLTAALLLPEKDAVAFLTEAKNFRRISMEDLRDAFAVSYETACHRFTNLATARLGIPVHFMKVHESGTIIKAYENDSVAFPSDALGAIEGTPVCRSWTARTVFDVADRFSPYYQYTDTPRGTFWCTSRIEKAKEGDYSVSVGVPFAHVKWFRGRETTHRAVSRCPDESCCRRPSGALAERWEGMAWPAARTPTSLLAALPTGTFPGVDSTEVYDFLERHAPADG